DNA from Roseimicrobium sp. ORNL1:
GCGCGCGGGTGGAGAGTTTCTTGACGAGCTGGGCCATGTACCGGGTAAACGAACGAGGAAGACTGCTGGCGGGCGGCGGAGCCAGAAGCGACCCGCTAAAAGGTCACCACTGCCTGCACCGGGCCAAAAGGTTCCAACTTGCCACGACCGTGGAGAAAAGCCAGTTCGATGAAAAAGACCGAACCCAAGACATTGGCGCCCGTCTGCTGCAGCAGAGTCAGCGCCGCCCCGGCGGTGCCACCTGTGGCCAGAAGGTCGTCTGCAAGTATCACATTTTCATTGGGTTGCAAAGCATCCTCATGCAACTCCAAACAGGCGGACCCGTACTCGAGCGCGTATTCCACACCCCGGGTGCGCCAGGGGAGTTTCCCCTTCTTCCGGGCGGGGACGAAGCCGCAGCCGAGCCGGGCGGCCAGGGGGGCGCCGAAGATGAACCCACGGGCATCGATGCCCACAATCTTGTCCACCCGCTGGCCCTCAAAGGCCTCCGCCATGGCGTCCAAGGCCAGATTCAGCAGTTCGCCGTCCGCCAGCACGGGGGTGATGTCCTTGAAAAGGACCCCTGGCTGGGGGAAATCGGGCACATCACGGATGGCATCTCGCAGACGTTGAAGGGAAGAAGGTGACATGGGGCGCTATGGTGCATGAGCGAAGTGCGCTGGCAAGCACGTAAGCATTTGTGTGGACCGGTAAATCCAGTCTGTCGGGGTGGGAAAATCCCCGAGGGACTGGCAGCCCGGCTCACCTTGTGCCAGATTGTCCGTCCCCCATGGAACCCGCCCGCCTCTATCTGCTCCTCTCCACGATCGCCTTCGTGGCGGGGCTCGTGCATGCGATTGTGGCCATCCGGGCCGGGCAGTGGCGGGAGAGCCGGTGGCACATCGTGCCCATGGCGGTCGGATTCATCTTCCAGACGCTCTTCCTCTATGAGCGGGTGAAGGTGCACGGGCACTGTCCGCGGACAAACCTGCTGGAGATCTATATCTTCATCGGGTGGTCGCTGGTGCTGCTCTATTTCCTAGTGGGCACGGCGTACCGGCTGTCGCTGCTGGGTGTCTTCACTGCGCCTCTGCTGGCGGCGCTGCAGACCTTTGTGCTACTATCTCCCATGCCGCCACCCTCGGCGAAGGTGCTGGCGTCCAAGGTGAACCCCTGGCTGGAAATGCATGCCTCCCTGGCGCTGATGTCCTACGCGGCCTTCGCCCTGGCGTGTGTGACGGGGGTGATGTTCCTCATGCAGGACTACCTGCTGAAGCAGCACCGGATTCATGCCCTCTTCCACCAGCTTCCTCCCATCCAGAAGCTCTCCAAGGCGGTCGTGCGCATGGTGGCCCTCGGCGTGGCCTTGCTGAGTGTGGCCATGGTGTTCACGTTCAAGATTGTCGACCCCATTCCCGCCTCGAAGCTCTATGTGGGCTGGGGCATCCTGGCCTTTTACGCGGTGATCCTCCTGCTCATGTGGTTTCACACGCTCGGCTCGCGCCACACGGCCTGGCTGGCAGTCCTCGGATTTGCCGCGCCGGTACTCTCCCTCTGGGTCGTGACCTCCTCCCGCGCCTAGCTCCACCAGCCTTAGTCTCAGTTTCAGTCTCGCCCGCTCCCCCACCCGCATCCATGCTTCTCTGCCTCGGCCTGAATCATCGCACGACTCCCATTGAGTTGCGCGAACGGCTGGCCTTTGCCGAGAGCAAACAGCCGGAGGCCGCCCTGCAAATCCAGGGGCTCAAGGGCTTTGAGGAAAGCGTGGTGCTCTCCACGTGCAATCGCGTGGAGCTCTTCGCCTCGTGCGAGCATGCCGACGGTGAACAGGCGCTGGACGTCCTCTTTGACTATCTCGTCGCCCACTTCGGACTCACGCAGCCGCAGCGCGAGGCGCTGAGTTGCTACCGGCTCTCCCAAGCGGACGCGGCAAGGCACCTCTTCCGCGTGGTGAGCGGACTGGACTCCATGGTGCTGGGTGAGACGGAAATCTTCGGTCAGGTGAAGGGCGCCTACGACACGGCGCTGAAGACCGGCACCACGGGCCGCATGCTGAACAAGCTCTTCCAGCGCGCCTTCAGCGTGGGCAAGCAGGTGCGCAATGAGACGAACATCCAGCGCGGCTCCACCTCCGTGGGCAGCGTGGCCGTGGATGTGGCGGCAAAGATTTTCGGCAGTCTCAAGGATTGCCGCGTGCTCCTCATCGGCGCCGGTGAGATGAGTCGCACCTGCGCACAGAGCCTGCTCTCGCGTGGGGCGAAGAGCATCATCATCTCCAACCGCTCCCACGAGCGCGCGGTGGAACTCGCGAAGGAAATGAAGGGTGAAGCCCTGCGCTTCGAAAACTGGGAACGCGCCGTGCATGATGTGGACATCATCATCAGCAGCACCAGCGCGCCGCACTTCGTGGTGACCCCGGAACTGGTGGGCCCTACCATGCGCCGCCGCCACGGACGCCCGCTCTTCATCATCGACATCGCGGTGCCGCGTGACGTGGATCCCCTCGTCCATGACATTGAGGACGTGTACCTCTACAACGTGGACCAGATGAAGGGCATCGCGGATGAAGGTCGTCGTGACCGCGAGCGTGCCCTGGTGCAGTGCGAGGAAATCATCGAAGAGCAGTTGCGGAAGTTCGGGTATCACGAAGATTCGCCCCCCCTCCCGGTGGTCGTCACCAAACTGCCGTCCCCGCCTTTGAATCTCGAAACCCCGTCTCTGGAACCTTGAACGAAAAAGCGCTCATCCTCGGCACGCGTGGCAGTGAACTCGCCCTCTGCCAGGCAGACATGGTCACTGCAGCCCTGAACCGGGCTCACCCGACGCTCAAGATTGAGCGCCGCATCATCGCTACCTCCGGCGACAAGCGGCCGGATCTGCGATTCAGCGAGTTCAACGAGGTCGCCCATGTGGACAAGGGTATCTTCATCAAAGAACTGGAGATGGCGCTCGAGTCGGGTGAGATCGACTTCGCCGTGCACAGCCTGAAGGACGTGCCCAGCGACCTCGCGAAGGGATTTGCCATCACCGCCGTGCTGCCACGTGCGAATACGGAAGACGTGCTGCTGACTCGCGATGGCTATACCCTGGACACTCTCCCTGCCGGGGCCAAGATCGGCACGAGCAGCGTGCGACGCCAGCGCATGATCAAATGGCGACGCCCCGACGTGGTGACGGAGGAGATTCGTGGCAACGTCCCCACGCGTGTGCGGAAGCTTTTCGCCCCCTCTTCGCAGCTCGATGGCATCCTGCTCGCCCGCGCTGGCCTGGAACGCCTGGGTCTGTTGAAAGGTGACGCGGTGCAACTGGATGGCCAGACCATTCCTGCCACGATTCTCGGCGGCGATGACTTCCTTCCCGCAGCGGGACAAGGCGCGATCGGCATCGAGATTCGCGCGAACGATGAAGCCACGCATGCAGTGCTGCAGGCCATCAATGAACCGGTGACCTTTGCCAGCGTGCTCGCAGAGCGTGAATTCCTGCGTCTGCTCGGTGCCGGCTGCCAAACTCCTGTAGGTGCACGGACTTTTGTGAATGGCAACGAACTGCGTATGCGCGTGCTCGTCTTCTCCGAAGAAAATGCCGAGGCCGCACCCGTGGACCTGGAGGCTGTTGGCTCAACTACGGATCCACTCGCCCTCGCGACCGAACTGGCGAGCAAGGTGCAGAAACACTGAGCAGCCCTGGGAGCGCTGGCCTCCGGCCGGCGTATTCGCGTACCACTCGCGCGACGCTCTCCTTATCACTTCCGCCTTCCCGCGCTGCTCCACGGCCAGTCCTCCGCCTTCTTCACCAGACCCGCCTTCACCGGGTTTTCCTCAATGTAGCGCACCACCTTGGCGTAGTGCTCCTCATCGCGAATGTACCGGTCATGGTACTCACGCTGCCAGAAGCGGCCCCGGCGCCGTACGAGCTTGTTTGCCTCCTTCGAAGTGAAGCTCTTCAGAGACTGCAACACGCCGGCCAGAGGCCAGCGCTCCCAGGGCTCGAGCACGAAATGTACGTGATTGGGCATGACACACCACGAGAGGAGACGGTAGCGGTCTTCATCGAAATACTGGAGAGCATCTTGCACCATGGTCGCGACACGCGGCTGCCTAAGCCAGCACTCTCCATGGCCAGCGTCGAGGTAGGCATCGATGCGCTTGCGGCATTCCAAATCTCCCTCGCCCGGAGGTAAATTCGCCAGCTCCAGCCGCCAGCGATCGAGGAGCACCTTGGGCATGGCATCTCCCAGGCGGATGGTCAGGGATTGGACCTGTCCTGCCTTGTCAAAATGCGGGAGATATCCCCGTGAGTACCAGCCTTCACCATCTGGCAAAGGTCGACGTTCACGACTGAAACGCGTCGTCATGCGATTTTTTCCATGAGAGTAGCTACGATCGATTTCCTTGCAAGATTTCACCCTGAGAGGAAGGCCACCGTTCCGTACTTGCGGGGCGTATTTTCGTGAGTGATGGAGTAGATTCCCGTTCCAAGCCAATTCCTCGCATGCCTTCCTCATCCTCCAAATCCTCGAAACGCGGCATCTGCTACCTCGTAGGCGCGGGCCCGGGCGATCCCGGACTGCTCACGCTGCGCGGCAAGGAGTGCATCGAACTCGCGGATGTGGTGGTGTATGACTACCTGAGCAATGCCGACTTCCTCCGCTTTGCGAAGCCGGATGCGGAGAAGATCTATGTGGGCAAGAAGTCCAAGGATCACACGCTCTCCCAGGAAGGCATCAACAAGCTCATCGTGGAGAAAGCGCTCGCAGGCAAGGTGGTCACGCGCTTGAAGGGCGGCGACCCCGTGTTGTTCGGCCGCGGCGCGGAAGAAGCACAGGAACTCTCAGACGCCGGTGTGGCCTTTGAAATCGTGCCGGGCGTGACCTCCGCAATCGCAGGTCCGGCGTATGCAGGCATCCCCGTGACGCATCGCTCGCATTGCTCGCAGGTCACCATCTTCACCGGCCACGAGGATCCCACCAAGCCGGAGAGCTCACTCGACTACGCGAAGATTGCCCAAGCTGACGGCACCAAGGTCATGCTCATGGGAGTGGAGCGCATCGGTGATATCGCGGCCAAGTTGATCGAACACGGCGCGAAGCCGGCCACGCCGGTGGCTCTGACGCGCTGGGCTACGACCGGCAGGCAGCAAACCATCGAAGGCACGCTCGCGACGATTGCCCAGGTGATCATCGACACAGGTTTCAAGGCACCCGCGGTATGTGTCATCGGCAGCGTGGTGCTGGAGCGCGACAAGCTGAACTGGTTTGAAAATCGCCCCCTCTTCGGCAAGCGCTTCGTGGTCACCCGCACGCGCACGCAAGCAGGCGGGCTGAGCAAGCAGCTCTCCGAACTCGGGGCGAACGTCATCGAGATCCCCACCATCCGTATTGAGCCGCCGGAGGATCTGAAAGCCTTTGCGCAACTCGTGATGGACTCGCACACCTATGACTGGCTGGTCTTCACCAGTCCGAACGGCGTGGAGAAGTTTTTCGATATTTTTTACAAACTCTACTCGGATGCCCGCAGCATCGGCGGAGTGAAGATTGCCGCCATCGGACCCGGCACGGCGGATAAGATCAAGCAGTACCACCTCGCGGTGGATCTGCTTCCCGAGAAATTCGTGGCGGAGGGTCTGGTGAAGGCCTTCAAGGAACAGGAGATCGAGAACCAGACGGTCCTGTGGGTGAAAGCCGAGCAGACCCGTGAGATCCTTGCCAATGAACTTACCGGCATGCGGGCCATCGTGGATGAAGCCATCGCCTATCGCACGGTGCCAGAGGATGCGAACCACGAAGCCATCGTGCGCTTCAAGGAAGAAGGCGCGGATGTCATCACTTTCACCAGTAGCTCCACGGTCGAGCATTTCCTCGATCTGGGATTAACGCTGCCGGAAGGGATCAAGATTGCCAGCATTGGCCCCATCACCTCCGAGACGCTCACCAAGCACGGACTGAAGATCGATATCGAAGCAGAAGAACATTCGATTCCAGGCCTCGTGCGCGCAATTCAGGATCATTATGCGCAGTAAGCGCGGGTCCTGAGCCAACAAAGTGCATGTGAAAGCGCTTCAAAGCGTGCCTGAAAGAGGCACGCTGGCGCGATTCTGAAAAAAGTGAGTCCAGATGTCCTGGGCACTCAGGCTGGTTCGTCATGCCTATGAACGACCGACTGAAACAAACCCTCACCTTTCAGAATCGCCGCCATGAATGCCCAGAACTTTACGCTTCCGAAAATTGTCTCGCGTGATGCATGGCTCACCGCACGCGAGGCATTGCTCGCCACGGAGAAGGAACTGACGAAACAGCGCGACAAGGTGAACGCTGCGCGCCGCACCCTGCCGATGGTGGAAATCGGCAAAGACTACACCTTCGAAGGACCGAAGGGGAAAGTGAAGCTGGCAGACCTCTTCGAAGGCCGCCATCAGCTCATCGTGTATCACTTCATGTTCGAGCCCGGCGATCCTCCGCCCGGCAAGACCGAGCCGTATACCGAAGGCTGCTCGGGATGCTCCTTCATGGCGGACAACATTGGTCATCTCTCCCACTTCCATGCGCGTGACACCACCATCACGCTGATCTCGCGCGCTCCGCTTTCGAAGATTGCTCCCTTCAAGAATCGCATGGGCTGGACCATTCCGTGGTACTCGTCCTTTGGCAGCGACTTCAACTATGACTTCCATGTCACGGCGGATCCCAAAGTGGCTCCTGTGGAATACAACTTCCAGGACGAAGCCACACTGAAGAAGAAGGAAGAGAACTACCACCTCGAAGGCGAACAGCCGGGTGTGAGCGTGTTCCTTCGCGATGACGAAGGCCGCATCTTCCACACCTACTCCACCTTTGGTCGAGGCATGGATCCGCTGGTGGGCACCTATCAATTCCTCGACCTCACGCCCTATGGACGCGGCGAAGGATGGGGCGGCATGCCGGACCTCGATGGCATTGGTTACTTCTGGGCGAAGCACCACGACAAGTATGGCGAAGAGGAAGAGACGAAAGAATCCTGCTGCGCCAGCCAAGCCGCCAAGAGTTGAGCCTGCCTCTCCACACAATCGATCAAACCCATGACGGTCATGAATACGGCAACCCGCTACACACGCATTCTGGTGAGCTACCTTACCATCGGAGTGATCTTTGCCGCCGCTCTGTCGGGTGGTCAGCGCAACAAAGTCCCGGCACCATGCCCGCTGCTGATCTTTGCAAAATTCTCGGAGCAAAGCCGCACACTGTTGTCTTTGCGCGACTGAGTCCCTCGTCACGTCACTGGCGGCGCGAGGAACTTTCCCATTCATCCCCCAAATACCTGGTTCGTGTGAAACCACACGAACCGACTCTGCCAAACCCAAACAACGCAACCAACAAAGAGGAGCACCCACATATGCCAAGCTACATTGATGGATTCGTCATTCCCGTGCCCGCCGACAAGATCGATGAGTACATGAAAATTGCCAAGAAGGCCTCCAAGGTCTGGAAGGACCATGGCGCGCTCGAATACTGGGAGTGCGTGGGCGATGACCTGCAGATCGAGGGCATGCCCCCCAGCGCCAGCTTCCCAAAGATCACCAAGGCCAAGCCCAATGAAACCGTGGTCTTCTCCTGGATCCGCTACAAGTCACGCAAGCACCGTGACCAGGTGACCGCAAAAGTCATGAAGGACCCTCGCCTGGAGCCCTACATGCAACCCGGCGCAATGCCCTTCGACATGAAGCGCATGTCCTACGGCGGCTTCAAGTCCGTCGTGAGTGTGCAGGAATAACCCATTCCGCATTCGCTTCCTTCCTTCCTTCAAATACCACCATCTCACCATCCACCATCGTGAAAACACAACTCATGAAAAGGATCACATTCGCCGCGCTCGCTTGCGCGCTCCTCGCCTCTGCCAGCCTGCAGGCTGCGGAAATGCCCCAGATGCCCCCACCCGTGAAAGAGCACGAGTGGCTCAAAAAGTTCGTCGGCGAATGGGACACCTCCGTGGAGGTCTACATGGAACCCGGAAAGCCGCCCATGACCTGCAAGGGCTCCGAAACCGCCCAAATGGTCGGCGGCTTCTGGGTCATCGGCCAGGGCAAGGCGGAGATGATGGGCATGCCCATGTCCAGCGTCATCACCCTCGGATACGACCCCGCAAAGAAGAAGTACATCGGCACCTGGATCGATGGCATGAACAGCTACTTGTGGCAGTACGAAGGCTCCGTCGATGAGGCCGGTAACAAGCTGACTCTGGAGTCAACCGGCCCGTGCCCCAAGACACCTGGCAAACTCCGCGAGTTCCGTGAAACTGTAGAGTTCAAGAGCCCCGACCACCGCATCTTCACCTCATCCATCAAGGAAGATGACGGCAAGTGGTTGCTGATCGTCAAGGGTGAGTACACGCGGAAGAAGTAAGCTGACTTCCGACAAAACCCTCATCCCAACACGGAGATGGATTCGCATCCATCTCCGTTTTCTATTGATGCTGCGATGAGAGGCCTCACGCCAGAATATCCCTCACCACATGCCCATGCACATCTGTCAGGCGAAAATCACGTCCCGCATGATGAAAGGTGAGGCGCTCGTGATCGAAGCCGAGGCAATGCAGGATGGTGGCCTGGAGGTCGTGCACATGCACCGGGTTCTCCACGATGTGGAAGCCCATTTCATCCGTCGCGCCGTGAGTCAGGCCAGGCTTGATGCCGCCACCAGCCATCCACATGGTATACGCCTGGGGATGGTGGTCGCGGCCGAGACTGCGGCCCAGCGCAGGATTGGTCTCCACCATGGGTGTGCGTCCGAATTCACCACCCCAGATTACGAGCGTGTCATCCAGCAGACCGCGCTGCTTCAGGTCGCGCACCAGGGCGGCGCTAGCCTGGTCTGTGGCAGCGCAATTCTTCTTCGTGTTTCCGGTGACGTCTGAGTGAGCATCCCACCCCTCGTGATAGATGTTGATGAAGCGCACACCGCGCTCGATCATGCGACGGGACAGCAAGCAGGCGCGCGCGAAAGATGGCTTATCCGGATCACAGCCGTACATTTCCAGCGTGGCCTTGCTCTCGCTCTTCAGATCCATGAGTTCCGGCGCGCTGGTTTGCAGGCGGAAGGCCATCTCGTAGTTCGCCAGGCGCGTGTTGATTTCCGGATCGCCCACGGTCTCCATCTGCTTGCGGTTCATCTTCCCGATGAGGTCCAGCGTATCCCGCTGCAGCCGTGCATCCATGCCGTTGGGACTGGAGACATTCAGGATGGGATCGCCCTGCGAGCGGAAGCGCACTCCGGTATACACCGTCGGCAGGAAACCACTCGACCACAGGGCGGAGCCCCCGCTCAGGCCACTGCCCGTGCTCATCACCACAAAGGCAGGCAGGTCCTGTGTTTCCGAACCCAAGCCATACAGCGCCCATGAGCCCAGCGACGGACGACCCGGCTGCGAGAAGCCCGTATTGAAAAAAAGCTGAGCGGGCGCGTGGTTGAATTGATCCGTCTTGCACGAGCGGACGATGCAGATGTCATCCACAATCTTCGCGAGGTGTGGCATGGCCTCCGACAATTCCGCGCCGCTCTGGCCGTGCTTCGCAAACCGGAACTGTGGACCGAGCACGGCAGCATCCGGCCGGATGAAGGCGTAGCGTTGGTTGCCAATCACCGAGGGTGGCAGTGGATTGCCTTCGAGCTTGGCCAACGCGGGCTTGTAGTCGAAGAGGTCAAGCTGCGACGGCGCGCCCGCCATGAACAGGTGAATCACGTGTTTCGCCTTCCCGGGGAAATGCGGCTTCAACGGATGCAGCGGATCCGTGGACGCCGGTGCAGGGGCCGCACTGACACGAGAGGTGAGCGTATCCGTCAACAGACCGGCAAGAGCAACCTTTCCCAAACCAACTCCACACTCCTGAAGGAAGTGGCGGCGGGAAACTTGCAGCGGATG
Protein-coding regions in this window:
- a CDS encoding adenine phosphoribosyltransferase, coding for MSPSSLQRLRDAIRDVPDFPQPGVLFKDITPVLADGELLNLALDAMAEAFEGQRVDKIVGIDARGFIFGAPLAARLGCGFVPARKKGKLPWRTRGVEYALEYGSACLELHEDALQPNENVILADDLLATGGTAGAALTLLQQTGANVLGSVFFIELAFLHGRGKLEPFGPVQAVVTF
- the ccsA gene encoding cytochrome c biogenesis protein CcsA, which encodes MEPARLYLLLSTIAFVAGLVHAIVAIRAGQWRESRWHIVPMAVGFIFQTLFLYERVKVHGHCPRTNLLEIYIFIGWSLVLLYFLVGTAYRLSLLGVFTAPLLAALQTFVLLSPMPPPSAKVLASKVNPWLEMHASLALMSYAAFALACVTGVMFLMQDYLLKQHRIHALFHQLPPIQKLSKAVVRMVALGVALLSVAMVFTFKIVDPIPASKLYVGWGILAFYAVILLLMWFHTLGSRHTAWLAVLGFAAPVLSLWVVTSSRA
- the hemA gene encoding glutamyl-tRNA reductase, which gives rise to MLLCLGLNHRTTPIELRERLAFAESKQPEAALQIQGLKGFEESVVLSTCNRVELFASCEHADGEQALDVLFDYLVAHFGLTQPQREALSCYRLSQADAARHLFRVVSGLDSMVLGETEIFGQVKGAYDTALKTGTTGRMLNKLFQRAFSVGKQVRNETNIQRGSTSVGSVAVDVAAKIFGSLKDCRVLLIGAGEMSRTCAQSLLSRGAKSIIISNRSHERAVELAKEMKGEALRFENWERAVHDVDIIISSTSAPHFVVTPELVGPTMRRRHGRPLFIIDIAVPRDVDPLVHDIEDVYLYNVDQMKGIADEGRRDRERALVQCEEIIEEQLRKFGYHEDSPPLPVVVTKLPSPPLNLETPSLEP
- the hemC gene encoding hydroxymethylbilane synthase, producing MNEKALILGTRGSELALCQADMVTAALNRAHPTLKIERRIIATSGDKRPDLRFSEFNEVAHVDKGIFIKELEMALESGEIDFAVHSLKDVPSDLAKGFAITAVLPRANTEDVLLTRDGYTLDTLPAGAKIGTSSVRRQRMIKWRRPDVVTEEIRGNVPTRVRKLFAPSSQLDGILLARAGLERLGLLKGDAVQLDGQTIPATILGGDDFLPAAGQGAIGIEIRANDEATHAVLQAINEPVTFASVLAEREFLRLLGAGCQTPVGARTFVNGNELRMRVLVFSEENAEAAPVDLEAVGSTTDPLALATELASKVQKH
- a CDS encoding transposase; its protein translation is MTTRFSRERRPLPDGEGWYSRGYLPHFDKAGQVQSLTIRLGDAMPKVLLDRWRLELANLPPGEGDLECRKRIDAYLDAGHGECWLRQPRVATMVQDALQYFDEDRYRLLSWCVMPNHVHFVLEPWERWPLAGVLQSLKSFTSKEANKLVRRRGRFWQREYHDRYIRDEEHYAKVVRYIEENPVKAGLVKKAEDWPWSSAGRRK
- the cobA gene encoding uroporphyrinogen-III C-methyltransferase is translated as MPSSSSKSSKRGICYLVGAGPGDPGLLTLRGKECIELADVVVYDYLSNADFLRFAKPDAEKIYVGKKSKDHTLSQEGINKLIVEKALAGKVVTRLKGGDPVLFGRGAEEAQELSDAGVAFEIVPGVTSAIAGPAYAGIPVTHRSHCSQVTIFTGHEDPTKPESSLDYAKIAQADGTKVMLMGVERIGDIAAKLIEHGAKPATPVALTRWATTGRQQTIEGTLATIAQVIIDTGFKAPAVCVIGSVVLERDKLNWFENRPLFGKRFVVTRTRTQAGGLSKQLSELGANVIEIPTIRIEPPEDLKAFAQLVMDSHTYDWLVFTSPNGVEKFFDIFYKLYSDARSIGGVKIAAIGPGTADKIKQYHLAVDLLPEKFVAEGLVKAFKEQEIENQTVLWVKAEQTREILANELTGMRAIVDEAIAYRTVPEDANHEAIVRFKEEGADVITFTSSSTVEHFLDLGLTLPEGIKIASIGPITSETLTKHGLKIDIEAEEHSIPGLVRAIQDHYAQ
- a CDS encoding DUF899 domain-containing protein; the protein is MNAQNFTLPKIVSRDAWLTAREALLATEKELTKQRDKVNAARRTLPMVEIGKDYTFEGPKGKVKLADLFEGRHQLIVYHFMFEPGDPPPGKTEPYTEGCSGCSFMADNIGHLSHFHARDTTITLISRAPLSKIAPFKNRMGWTIPWYSSFGSDFNYDFHVTADPKVAPVEYNFQDEATLKKKEENYHLEGEQPGVSVFLRDDEGRIFHTYSTFGRGMDPLVGTYQFLDLTPYGRGEGWGGMPDLDGIGYFWAKHHDKYGEEEETKESCCASQAAKS
- a CDS encoding DUF1428 domain-containing protein, yielding MPSYIDGFVIPVPADKIDEYMKIAKKASKVWKDHGALEYWECVGDDLQIEGMPPSASFPKITKAKPNETVVFSWIRYKSRKHRDQVTAKVMKDPRLEPYMQPGAMPFDMKRMSYGGFKSVVSVQE
- a CDS encoding DUF1579 domain-containing protein codes for the protein MKRITFAALACALLASASLQAAEMPQMPPPVKEHEWLKKFVGEWDTSVEVYMEPGKPPMTCKGSETAQMVGGFWVIGQGKAEMMGMPMSSVITLGYDPAKKKYIGTWIDGMNSYLWQYEGSVDEAGNKLTLESTGPCPKTPGKLREFRETVEFKSPDHRIFTSSIKEDDGKWLLIVKGEYTRKK
- a CDS encoding DUF1501 domain-containing protein encodes the protein MLNRTLHPLQVSRRHFLQECGVGLGKVALAGLLTDTLTSRVSAAPAPASTDPLHPLKPHFPGKAKHVIHLFMAGAPSQLDLFDYKPALAKLEGNPLPPSVIGNQRYAFIRPDAAVLGPQFRFAKHGQSGAELSEAMPHLAKIVDDICIVRSCKTDQFNHAPAQLFFNTGFSQPGRPSLGSWALYGLGSETQDLPAFVVMSTGSGLSGGSALWSSGFLPTVYTGVRFRSQGDPILNVSSPNGMDARLQRDTLDLIGKMNRKQMETVGDPEINTRLANYEMAFRLQTSAPELMDLKSESKATLEMYGCDPDKPSFARACLLSRRMIERGVRFINIYHEGWDAHSDVTGNTKKNCAATDQASAALVRDLKQRGLLDDTLVIWGGEFGRTPMVETNPALGRSLGRDHHPQAYTMWMAGGGIKPGLTHGATDEMGFHIVENPVHVHDLQATILHCLGFDHERLTFHHAGRDFRLTDVHGHVVRDILA